TTCACGGGCATAGGTTCCTTGTATATGAGAAGGTTCCTTGAGCCCAAGACTATCCGAGATATCTTTTTTTACTCTATCAGTTGCTGTGGCGGTTAACGCTACCCAGGGTGTTCCTTCGGGAAGAGAAGAACGAAGGCTATGCAACTTTCTGTATTCCGGACGAAAATCATGTCCCCATTGAGAGACGCAATGCGCTTCGTCTACTGCGATAAGTGCTACAGGCAATTTAGGAAGAAGGTTTAAGAAAGAACGAGAGACTGCTCTTTCAGGAGAAATATATAAAATTCTAATCTTTCCGGTGGCGGCAGCGGATAAGATCCTGACCTGCTCCAATTCATCTTGGCTGGAATTGCAATAGGCTGCTTGTACCCCTCTTGCTTTTAGTCCGTCCACTTGGTCTTTCATGAGAGCGATGAGTGGAGAGATCACTATGGTAAGTTTATCTTCGTTCCAGAAGGAAGGAAGTTGGTAGATGAGTGATTTTCCTCCTCCGGTGGGAAGGATGGACAATACATCTTTTCCGGAAGCGATTGCTCGGATTGATTCCCATTGGCCTTTTCGGAAACTAGAAAATCCGAAATGCTCTAGTAGCAATTTTTTCCAATCTTCTTCTTTAGAAGAGAATGCGTTTCTTACTTCGGAAGGCAAACTTAGACTTCTCCCTTTGTTTCCAAGTTTCGGATCTTACGGTATAGAAATCTGGCAGGAGATAAGGAAGAGTACAAGCTATTTTCGATCGGTAATGGTTCTCCCAAAAGAATTGCCGCCAAGACCTCACCCCCCAATAAGGAAGTCAATACTCCCCTAGAACCTAAACCGCCGAACACATACAGGTTCTTTTCCGGCTCTAAAATTGGGAATTCTTTCTTTTGGTTTTTAGGGAGTCCGATGCCAGAATATGTTTTTTCAAAAGTTGCGGTTTCGTGGACAGGGCCTAAGATCGGAAATCTATCCTTTGTTTGGGAACGTAAGCCTACAAATTCTGCGCTCACTTTCACCTTTTCCCATTCAGTATCCAAGAAAGTCTTTTTAGCGTATTCTAGAAGTTCTTCCTTGTCCTTTTCGCTAGGATTCGGATCCAAATGGAATTCGTCAAAGCTTGAGCCTAAAACCCTTTTGCCTTTTACATTAGGAGTCAGATATTTTTCTCCTACGAGTATAGGAGAGTTTTGAGAAATCACATTCGGATCTTCTAATACTTCCAATTGTCCCCGTACTTTGGTGAGGGAGAATGGAAGATTTTCCCAGAGAGTGGATAGTAACGGTTCTATCCCGAAAGAGTTCGCAAGAATTAAAGCATCTCCAGAGGCAAGTTCGTTCCCATTGGAATCGAGTAAGGACCAAGAAGTTTCTCTGCGAGAGATCTTGGCGACCTTTCCTTTTTGAAAAAGTATATTAGAATGTTTGCATAAACTTTTCACTAGATCCGGTGTGTTTGTCCAGAATCCGGAAGGATACAGAACGCTTTTGGAGTTTTCCGGAAGTTTCTGCTTTATCTGAGGAGAGTCTTCTTCTAATTCTTGAGCAATCTCTTGGGAAAGAGAATGATTCTTGATCCCTGATTCCAATCGATCCCAAGGAAGATCCTCTCCTGCAAGTTGGATTGTTCCCGAAATAGAATAGGAATGACTGTCTAATAGATCCGGATAGCGACGTAGGGAATGACCGAGTGCTCTAAGAGTCCAGAGGCTGGTAGGTGTAGGATATTTTGTAAGATGAGGATGAGAAACTGCATTTGGAATGGAAGAAGCACGCATCTCATCTTCTTCGTCCCAGATTTCTACTTGGATGTTTCTCCAGGCAAGAGCTCTTGCAACTGCGGCGCCGGCTAATCCTCCTCCTACGACCAATACTTTCTTAGGTCGAATCGGATCGAAGTTGCGATGTAAAAATGGAAGTTCTTTCTTTTCCGAAACGATTTCGGACCCGAAACTCCCGACTAGCATTTCTCTTTTTCTTCCGAAGCCTTTTTCTTTTCTGAGAGTGAATCCTGCGTTGGTAAGGCTTTCTTTGGCCGCTCTTGCTACGGTAAATGTGGAGAGGGTAGCATTCCGATTTGCTAATCTTCCGATCTCAATTCCTATTTTTTCCTCCCAAAGTTCCGGATTCTTGGAAGGAGCGAATCCATCTAAGAAGAATGCATCGAATTTTCCGGATGTTTCCGGGAGAAGTTCTCTTGCGTCTCCAATCCAAAGATCCAGTATTAGTTTTTCTTTTTCAAAGACAAAGGAATTGCAGCCAGGAACGAGTAGTTTATATTTTTCTAAAAAAAGTTCCAGTATCTCCGAAAGTTCAGGAAATACTTCGATTGCTTTTTGAATTTCATGGATTTCTAATGGATATAGTTCGTAAGAAACGAATCTAAGAACGGAAATGGCGGAACCTTCTCTCGATCTTCTCCAGAGCTGCCATGCTGCTAAAAAATTCAAGCCTGTGCCAAAACCCAATTCTAAAATAGAAAAATGAGAATTCGAAGTAAAAGAGGACCATCTTTCTTCTAATTGATTTCCGCTTAAGAAAACATGTCTGGTCTCTTCTAGTCCATTCTCCGGAGAGAAATAGATATCATCAAATTGGGCCGAGACAGGAGTCCCGTTGTCCTTCCAATGTATCATCCTGGATTTTCCGTTTCGGAGGAAGTGGTTTGTATATCCCCTTCTTTCTTGGGCAATCCTGCAGAGGGAAGATTCTTGAGAGGAGGGTAGGCAGGTCCTTCTTCCTTTTTGGGAGTTTCTTTCGAAAGTTGTAATTCCTTTCTGACACCGAATCTGTATGTTGTCATTGTCATATAGAGAGAAGGTGCAGGAAGATTGTTCGCTGTAGTAACTTGGTTTCTGATCTGCATTCCTCTTCCATCCATGCTACCTAAGCTTGTGATCTCTGCGAAGAAGTAAGCATTGTATAGAATAGTATCCGGAAAATACTGACCTATATTATATTCGAATAATACTCTAAGGCCCTTTAGATCCTGGACCTCATTCTTTACGCTAGATATTCTAGTATCATTCTGAAGTATATCCATCCGATAGAAGGCGAGACCATAAACTGGTCCAACCCCGAAATGAACATTTTGTCCTTCGTAATAGCCTAGATACAAAGTGAAATAGATCTGATAATCTTCATAAACATATTCCATATTCCTTCCAAGTTGAGAAGGAAGAGGAAATAACTGATTCATCAAATATTCTTCGGGAGTCTTATAATGTCTTCCGTCGTCAGGATAGTTGATTAAATTACCTCGATAAGTACGAGGAGAAGTCAGGTTAAAGGACCAGGCAAGTCCGCTCAAAAAAGAAAAGAATCCTTTTATATCCTTGGTGCCGGGGATCCTATTTGGGACCGAACCTATAGAGTAATAAGCTCTCGTAACGTTGGAATCCCTACTCACTACATTGCTTTCTGGATCGGAGGCTCTATCCGTAAATTTACGAACAGGAGCTCCTTCTACCGTTGCGGGATGAGTGAAGAAATTAAGAGCCGTATACTCCGCTCCGGCATTGATTACGATCGTATCAAATACCTGGCTCACACTCTTGCAGGAAAATGAAAAGAATACGGACCCAAGAATCCAAATCGAAAGCAGGATAGACGTATTTCGTCTCTTAAGATACATCGCAGGACCAAAATGAAATCTTTGCAAATCAAACCAAGTCGATTTCATGGGGCTTGACTGCTTGAGCCCAAAACTGAGGATCGTACTATCCGGCCTTCCATGAATTCAAAGAAAGAAAAGCCTATTCTGTATCCCGTTTCCGTGGCTCCTATGATGGACTGGACGGATAAGCATTTTCGTTTTTTCCTCAGATTGATTTCCAAGTATTCCTTATTGTACACTGAAATGGTTACAACGGGAGCCATTTTAAGAGGAGATAAGGACAGACATCTTTTATTTTCTCCTGAAGAAGCTCCGCTCTCTCTACAGTTAGGTGGAGATAATCCGAATGCATTGGCAGAATGTGCCAGCATAGGAGAAGGGTACGGATACTCTGAGATCAATCTAAACGTAGGTTGTCCGAGCGATAAAGTTCAGGAAGGGAATTTCGGAGCTTGCTTGATGAAGGATCCGGATCGTGTTGCAGATTGTATATCCGCAATGGATTCCAAAACTTCTCTGCCTGTCACAGTAAAGTGCAGGATTGGAGTTCCTGGAAAAGAAAGCATTGAGGACCTCTCCGAGTTTGTTCGAAAAGTGAGTCTGGCAGGGGCAAAACGGATCACAGTACATGCAAGAATCGCAATATTAGAAGGCTTGAGTCCAGCTCAGAATCGTAGTGTTCCTCCTCTTCGCTATGAAGACGTATACGAGATCAAAAGAAAATATCCCGATCTAGTCATTGAATTGAACGGGGGAGTGAAGACCCTCGAGGATATCTCTTCTCACCTAACGAAAGTGGATGGAATCATGATCGGTAGGGCGGCGTATGAGAATCCATTTTTATTCTCGAATGTGGATCGTTTGTTTTACCAAGCATCCCCTCGTATGATCACGAGAAGAGAAGTCTTCGATACCATGCAGGAATACGTCTCTAAAAAGACCGAGCAAGGAGAAAAGCCGAGTCGGATCCTAAAACATCTATTAGGCGCTTTCCATGAGGTCCGTGGGGCTCGTTCTTATCGCCGCATCCTTACCGAAAAGATGCATTCTAATCCTGGTCCTAAGCTTTTGCTCGAGGCATTGGAGTCCATTTCTCCTGAATATATGGATCAAAGATTGGAAACGGAAGAGTCTCTTTCTCTTACTGCCCTAGAATCTGTGGTTTGATTGTAGCTTTCTCGTCTAACTCTTCGAACCATTCTTTCGGAGAATCCCTTGGAAAAAATTCGGACCATTGATTGCGGATATGTAGAGTCCGGCCTTGCCTGCGCCTATCTTGTGATAGACGGAGATCGTGCCACATTTGTGGAGAATAATACGAATTTTGCGGTTCCTCTATTATTGGACGCTTTGAAAGAAGAAGGTCTTGGCTTCGACGCGGTCGACTATATTATCATCACTCATGTTCATTTGGATCACGCGGGAGGAACTGGAGAATTGCTCTCTCATTGTCCGAACGCGACAGTGCTCTCTCATCCGAAAGCTTCTCCTCATCTCATAGATCCGAGCAGACTGATCAAAAGCTCCATCCAAGTTTATGGAGAAGAGAATTTTTATAAGTTATACGGAGAGATCAAACCTGTTCCGAAAGAAAGAGTTCGAAACATGAATGACGGAGAGG
Above is a window of Leptospira semungkisensis DNA encoding:
- a CDS encoding LIC10647 family lipoprotein, producing the protein MSQVFDTIVINAGAEYTALNFFTHPATVEGAPVRKFTDRASDPESNVVSRDSNVTRAYYSIGSVPNRIPGTKDIKGFFSFLSGLAWSFNLTSPRTYRGNLINYPDDGRHYKTPEEYLMNQLFPLPSQLGRNMEYVYEDYQIYFTLYLGYYEGQNVHFGVGPVYGLAFYRMDILQNDTRISSVKNEVQDLKGLRVLFEYNIGQYFPDTILYNAYFFAEITSLGSMDGRGMQIRNQVTTANNLPAPSLYMTMTTYRFGVRKELQLSKETPKKEEGPAYPPLKNLPSAGLPKKEGDIQTTSSETENPG
- the dusA gene encoding tRNA dihydrouridine(20/20a) synthase DusA, translating into MNSKKEKPILYPVSVAPMMDWTDKHFRFFLRLISKYSLLYTEMVTTGAILRGDKDRHLLFSPEEAPLSLQLGGDNPNALAECASIGEGYGYSEINLNVGCPSDKVQEGNFGACLMKDPDRVADCISAMDSKTSLPVTVKCRIGVPGKESIEDLSEFVRKVSLAGAKRITVHARIAILEGLSPAQNRSVPPLRYEDVYEIKRKYPDLVIELNGGVKTLEDISSHLTKVDGIMIGRAAYENPFLFSNVDRLFYQASPRMITRREVFDTMQEYVSKKTEQGEKPSRILKHLLGAFHEVRGARSYRRILTEKMHSNPGPKLLLEALESISPEYMDQRLETEESLSLTALESVV
- the mnmC gene encoding bifunctional tRNA (5-methylaminomethyl-2-thiouridine)(34)-methyltransferase MnmD/FAD-dependent 5-carboxymethylaminomethyl-2-thiouridine(34) oxidoreductase MnmC; protein product: MIHWKDNGTPVSAQFDDIYFSPENGLEETRHVFLSGNQLEERWSSFTSNSHFSILELGFGTGLNFLAAWQLWRRSREGSAISVLRFVSYELYPLEIHEIQKAIEVFPELSEILELFLEKYKLLVPGCNSFVFEKEKLILDLWIGDARELLPETSGKFDAFFLDGFAPSKNPELWEEKIGIEIGRLANRNATLSTFTVARAAKESLTNAGFTLRKEKGFGRKREMLVGSFGSEIVSEKKELPFLHRNFDPIRPKKVLVVGGGLAGAAVARALAWRNIQVEIWDEEDEMRASSIPNAVSHPHLTKYPTPTSLWTLRALGHSLRRYPDLLDSHSYSISGTIQLAGEDLPWDRLESGIKNHSLSQEIAQELEEDSPQIKQKLPENSKSVLYPSGFWTNTPDLVKSLCKHSNILFQKGKVAKISRRETSWSLLDSNGNELASGDALILANSFGIEPLLSTLWENLPFSLTKVRGQLEVLEDPNVISQNSPILVGEKYLTPNVKGKRVLGSSFDEFHLDPNPSEKDKEELLEYAKKTFLDTEWEKVKVSAEFVGLRSQTKDRFPILGPVHETATFEKTYSGIGLPKNQKKEFPILEPEKNLYVFGGLGSRGVLTSLLGGEVLAAILLGEPLPIENSLYSSLSPARFLYRKIRNLETKGEV